From one Methanobrevibacter woesei genomic stretch:
- a CDS encoding valine--tRNA ligase, producing MSDKNIPKDYDFNKEKDWEKKWEKDDIYKFLGDGTRPRYIIDTPPPYPTGSIHLGHVLNWVYIDMNARYRRLKGNDVLFTQGWDCHGLPTEVKVEETHNIKKNDVSRAKFREYCIELTTENIAKMKDQMKSLGFSQDWSREFITMTPEYMKRTQYSFLKMYEQGLIYQGIHPVNWCPRCETAIAFAEVEYSDNETFLNYVNFPPAKEDSYADIESSKASGKEADPSEEGVMIATTRPELMSACVAVVVHPDDERYAHLLDKYVEVPLSHQKVKIIADEEVDPEFGTGAVMVCTFGDKTDVSWVNKHNLEIIDAINEKGLLTSAAGRYEGMDLQTCKAQTIEDLDDEGYLLKQEKVEQNVGQCWRCKTPIEILVKKQWFVAVSKLVDQIKDAAEEMNWVPEHMKSRLLNWADSMEWDWCISRQRIFATPIPVWYCKDCGKVILPDEEDLPIDPTQDKPKKPCECGCEEFIAEEDVLDTWMDSSISPLSIAGWPNPGYEDNFPANIRPQGHDIIRTWAFYTTLRCLALTGKKPFDDIVINGMVFGEDGYKMSKSRGNVIAPDDVISQYGADPLRTWAANSVPGSDVAFDWKDIKHGYKFLRKFWNAFRFISMQIFDEEVSFEEVKDNFGPLDLWILSKLNNLNINVDKAFAEYNFAETITSIERFIWHDFCDEYIEAVKYRLYNDEISDESRKAAKYTLRCVIETSLKLLAPIVPFFTEEVYQYFGEGESIHTTSWPEVNEDLISADAEEKGAAAIELIDEIRRFKSSAKIPLNAALSEVSVYTNDSLKDIFEEFSDDIKGTLKIENLAIKTGKPEVHEKIVEVTPDMAQIGPKFKGDAGKIAGYLNTADIEEIASALESASELDIDGLVVSEDLLNIKKDIVGASGKKVDIIQSEELDVILEVMR from the coding sequence ATGTCAGATAAAAATATTCCAAAAGACTATGACTTTAATAAAGAAAAGGATTGGGAGAAAAAATGGGAGAAAGATGACATCTATAAATTCCTTGGTGATGGAACAAGACCAAGATATATTATTGACACCCCACCTCCATACCCAACAGGTTCTATTCATTTAGGGCATGTTCTTAACTGGGTTTACATTGATATGAATGCAAGATACAGGAGATTAAAAGGTAATGATGTCTTATTTACTCAAGGATGGGACTGCCATGGTCTTCCAACAGAAGTAAAAGTTGAAGAAACTCACAACATCAAGAAAAATGATGTTTCAAGAGCTAAATTCAGAGAGTACTGTATTGAACTTACCACTGAAAACATAGCTAAAATGAAAGATCAAATGAAATCTCTTGGATTTTCACAGGACTGGAGTCGCGAATTCATTACAATGACACCTGAATACATGAAAAGGACTCAATATTCCTTTTTAAAAATGTATGAACAAGGATTAATCTATCAAGGTATTCACCCTGTAAACTGGTGTCCTCGTTGTGAAACAGCTATTGCATTTGCAGAAGTTGAATATAGTGACAATGAAACATTCTTAAACTATGTAAACTTCCCTCCTGCAAAAGAAGATTCCTATGCAGATATTGAATCATCTAAAGCATCTGGTAAAGAAGCAGATCCATCTGAAGAGGGTGTAATGATTGCAACAACACGTCCAGAATTAATGTCTGCATGTGTAGCTGTTGTAGTTCACCCAGATGATGAAAGATATGCACATCTCCTTGATAAATATGTGGAAGTACCTCTATCTCATCAGAAAGTAAAAATAATTGCTGATGAAGAAGTAGACCCTGAATTCGGTACTGGTGCAGTAATGGTATGTACCTTTGGGGATAAAACTGATGTAAGCTGGGTAAACAAACACAACCTTGAAATCATCGATGCAATAAATGAAAAAGGATTATTAACAAGTGCAGCAGGAAGATATGAAGGAATGGATTTACAAACATGTAAAGCACAGACCATTGAAGACTTAGATGATGAAGGATACCTATTAAAACAGGAAAAAGTAGAACAGAATGTAGGTCAATGCTGGAGATGTAAAACTCCTATTGAGATTTTAGTTAAAAAACAATGGTTTGTAGCTGTTAGCAAGTTAGTTGATCAAATTAAAGATGCTGCAGAAGAAATGAACTGGGTACCTGAACATATGAAAAGCCGTCTCCTAAACTGGGCAGATTCTATGGAATGGGACTGGTGTATTTCAAGGCAAAGAATCTTTGCAACTCCAATTCCAGTATGGTACTGTAAAGACTGTGGAAAAGTAATCCTTCCAGATGAAGAGGACTTACCAATTGACCCAACACAGGACAAACCTAAAAAACCATGTGAATGTGGATGTGAAGAGTTCATAGCTGAAGAAGATGTTTTAGACACATGGATGGACAGTTCCATTTCACCATTATCCATTGCAGGATGGCCAAATCCAGGATATGAGGACAACTTCCCAGCAAATATCCGTCCACAAGGACATGATATTATCAGAACATGGGCATTTTACACAACACTCCGTTGCCTTGCTTTAACTGGCAAAAAACCATTTGATGACATTGTAATCAATGGTATGGTATTTGGTGAAGACGGATATAAAATGAGTAAATCCAGAGGAAATGTAATTGCTCCAGATGATGTAATTTCACAGTACGGTGCAGATCCACTTAGAACATGGGCAGCAAACAGTGTGCCAGGTTCAGATGTAGCATTTGACTGGAAAGACATAAAACATGGATACAAATTCCTAAGAAAATTCTGGAATGCATTTAGATTCATCAGTATGCAAATATTTGATGAAGAAGTTAGCTTTGAAGAAGTTAAAGACAACTTTGGACCATTGGATTTATGGATTTTATCAAAACTTAACAACTTAAATATCAATGTTGATAAAGCATTTGCAGAATACAACTTTGCAGAAACAATAACATCAATTGAAAGGTTTATCTGGCATGATTTCTGTGATGAGTATATTGAAGCTGTAAAATACAGATTGTACAATGATGAAATATCTGATGAATCAAGAAAAGCAGCTAAATACACTCTCAGATGTGTAATTGAAACATCATTAAAACTCTTAGCTCCAATTGTACCATTCTTCACAGAAGAAGTCTACCAGTACTTTGGAGAAGGCGAATCAATCCACACCACTTCATGGCCTGAAGTAAATGAGGATTTAATAAGTGCAGATGCAGAAGAAAAAGGAGCAGCAGCTATTGAATTAATTGATGAAATTAGAAGATTCAAGTCCTCTGCAAAAATCCCATTAAATGCAGCTCTCAGTGAAGTGTCTGTCTATACTAATGATTCACTTAAAGATATCTTTGAAGAATTCTCAGATGACATTAAAGGAACCTTAAAAATTGAGAATTTAGCTATTAAAACAGGAAAACCTGAAGTTCATGAAAAAATAGTTGAAGTAACTCCTGACATGGCTCAAATAGGACCTAAATTCAAAGGGGATGCTGGTAAAATCGCTGGCTACTTAAACACTGCTGACATTGAAGAAATAGCTAGTGCATTGGAATCAGCTAGTGAACTTGACATTGATGGATTAGTAGTATCTGAAGATTTACTAAACATCAAAAAGGATATTGTGGGTGCTTCTGGTAAAAAAGTAGATATTATCCAATCAGAAGAACTTGATGTAATTTTAGAAGTAATGAGATAA
- the csm5 gene encoding type III-A CRISPR-associated RAMP protein Csm5, translating into MANNYECNLKVLSPVYIGSGNEYGASEYVSTKAKNKNGEIFDIFKRINVSKYYLSLNDDEKDKFINDLSTPNFRLADFDSKIPNKYRIYFTYNECKNNPGPNQDINEIIKSLNKAYIPGSSIKGAIKTAILYNSLDFNDIKWFMGKFDKRNNSDSRIIKSIFSSRGGNDAQSSVMKFLRISDSTAAKKISVHDVFSVMAKIPFTNEKYSRDKVVITYLETINENINLKFNLSTNFDKKIYRTLGIDDKEQLIDLDYIKESIYKFSKEYIKHELEFAEEYDISYLSEFYKTQEKHNTPDKPLLKIGGGSGFLATTIGLKIKEYDDYNGTAFFENVRKSAHHKNSYPYCFPKSRKITCKEKTPLGWVQLSINEI; encoded by the coding sequence ATGGCTAATAATTATGAATGTAATCTAAAGGTTTTATCTCCAGTTTATATTGGTTCTGGAAATGAATATGGGGCTTCTGAATATGTTTCAACTAAAGCTAAAAATAAGAACGGAGAAATATTTGATATATTTAAGAGAATAAATGTATCCAAGTATTATTTGTCTTTAAATGATGATGAAAAAGATAAATTTATAAATGACTTATCAACTCCTAACTTTAGATTAGCAGATTTTGACTCAAAAATACCAAATAAATATAGAATCTATTTCACTTATAACGAATGTAAAAATAATCCTGGTCCTAATCAAGATATTAATGAAATTATCAAATCTTTAAATAAAGCATATATTCCAGGATCTTCAATTAAAGGAGCTATTAAAACAGCTATCTTATATAATTCCTTGGATTTTAATGATATTAAGTGGTTTATGGGAAAATTTGATAAAAGAAATAATTCTGATTCAAGAATTATTAAGAGTATTTTTTCATCAAGAGGAGGAAATGATGCTCAAAGCAGTGTTATGAAATTTTTAAGGATTTCTGATTCAACAGCTGCTAAAAAAATAAGTGTTCATGATGTATTTTCAGTGATGGCTAAGATTCCTTTCACAAATGAAAAATATTCAAGAGATAAGGTAGTTATAACTTATTTGGAGACAATAAATGAAAATATTAATCTTAAATTTAATTTGTCAACAAACTTTGATAAAAAAATTTATCGCACATTAGGTATTGATGATAAAGAACAGTTAATTGATTTGGATTATATAAAAGAATCAATTTATAAATTTTCTAAAGAGTATATTAAGCATGAGCTTGAATTTGCTGAAGAATATGATATTTCTTATTTATCAGAGTTTTATAAAACACAAGAAAAACACAATACTCCCGATAAACCACTTCTCAAAATCGGGGGAGGATCAGGATTTTTAGCAACAACAATTGGACTTAAAATTAAAGAATATGATGACTATAATGGCACAGCTTTCTTTGAAAATGTTAGAAAAAGCGCTCATCATAAGAATTCGTATCCTTATTGCTTCCCTAAATCTAGGAAAATTACATGTAAAGAAAAAACTCCTTTAGGTTGGGTTCAATTATCAATTAATGAAATATAG
- a CDS encoding TIGR02710 family CRISPR-associated CARF protein — protein MQKALVLSVGGSEEPLIYSIERFKPDFIYFLHSKDTRKSVDIILNNFDYDSSQYRLKELKNPESLEESFSKSREIMEFLMNDYEIHINFTGGTKPMGAGLVLASIGEKCSFSYVGSNKGSGGRDKNGVGVVLSGFEEIKNQKDPYEVYAVVEFSRGMDFFNKYQFTAAKSNFKSASEKLEDEHLRELANLYVDLVELYDVWDKFDNKINKKTLNSYLENHILKKINDSENIKNTIEKESPKFLSQLEDNIEFLKLKISRKGLIEENDVKYYLPDLLNNASRRIEEGKYDDAVARLYRATELIAQTGLANEGFIELSRLRDHKIFRIPLEAIENCDNKEAVEYIKGLDDYWYAKKGVVKLALSKSFEFLGYLGCQYAKDYLDDNKLKDMVSKRNDSLLAHGLNPFSKDDAENLFEGVLKYAIGVFPEIEKYMEMAKFPKFKE, from the coding sequence ATGCAAAAAGCATTAGTTTTAAGTGTTGGAGGTTCTGAAGAGCCTTTAATTTATTCTATTGAAAGATTTAAACCAGATTTTATATATTTTCTTCATTCAAAAGATACAAGAAAATCTGTAGATATCATATTAAACAACTTTGATTATGATAGTTCTCAGTATCGTTTAAAAGAACTTAAAAATCCAGAAAGTCTTGAAGAATCTTTTTCAAAATCTAGAGAAATTATGGAATTTTTAATGAACGATTATGAGATTCATATAAATTTTACTGGAGGTACTAAACCAATGGGTGCGGGTTTGGTTCTTGCATCTATTGGTGAAAAATGTAGTTTTTCTTATGTTGGCTCTAATAAAGGTAGTGGAGGAAGAGACAAAAATGGTGTGGGGGTTGTTTTATCTGGTTTTGAGGAGATTAAAAATCAAAAAGACCCATATGAAGTATATGCTGTTGTTGAATTTAGTAGGGGGATGGATTTCTTCAATAAATATCAATTTACTGCAGCTAAATCAAATTTCAAATCAGCTAGTGAAAAATTAGAGGATGAACATCTTAGGGAATTGGCTAATTTATATGTTGATTTAGTTGAATTGTATGATGTTTGGGATAAATTCGATAACAAAATAAACAAGAAAACTTTGAATAGCTATTTGGAAAATCACATTTTAAAGAAAATTAATGATTCTGAAAATATTAAAAATACTATTGAAAAAGAATCTCCTAAATTTTTATCACAACTTGAAGATAATATTGAATTTTTAAAGCTAAAAATTTCTAGAAAAGGTCTAATTGAAGAAAATGATGTTAAATATTATCTGCCGGATTTATTAAACAATGCTTCAAGAAGAATTGAAGAAGGTAAATATGATGATGCTGTTGCCAGATTATATCGTGCTACTGAACTCATTGCACAAACTGGTTTAGCAAATGAAGGGTTTATTGAATTGTCCCGTCTAAGAGATCATAAAATATTCCGCATTCCATTAGAAGCTATTGAAAATTGTGATAATAAAGAAGCTGTTGAATACATTAAAGGTTTAGACGATTATTGGTATGCTAAAAAAGGTGTGGTGAAACTTGCATTATCTAAAAGTTTTGAATTTTTAGGATATCTCGGATGCCAATATGCTAAAGATTATTTAGATGATAATAAATTAAAGGATATGGTAAGTAAACGTAATGATTCATTGTTAGCTCATGGTCTCAATCCATTTTCTAAAGATGACGCTGAAAATCTATTTGAAGGTGTCTTAAAGTATGCAATTGGTGTATTTCCAGAAATTGAAAAATATATGGAAATGGCGAAGTTTCCTAAATTTAAGGAGTAG
- the csm4 gene encoding type III-A CRISPR-associated RAMP protein Csm4 translates to MLVYIKPLSLFPKLHSDTLFGAIIYSISELYPDKVDELLDSFRNGEPPFVLTSTFPFIYSQDEKVRFYPKLILNNKKSNEVKNRDVLKEFKKIEYFEEEIFFNLIHGEISENEILNNFDSYYKSGNLLMGKEYSIDNSQKSNILPNNSVNRLTNETEGIFYSEGDNFMNRGLFFFVEFYNNEYEPILKGAIKFLKDRGFGRDISTGKGQFVYEIEDVNLNDLAGNSDGGNFITLSRFIPINEDLKRINEYSSYEIDSKRGRSASGEIRKEVKFFKEGSTFPDYQKFYGKIVDSGKINPAVEYGFAFPLKYNINNLEE, encoded by the coding sequence ATGTTGGTTTATATTAAACCTTTATCATTATTTCCTAAATTACATTCAGACACATTATTTGGAGCTATTATTTATTCAATAAGTGAACTTTATCCAGATAAAGTAGATGAATTGCTTGATAGCTTTAGAAATGGTGAACCTCCATTTGTTCTCACTTCAACATTTCCTTTCATATATTCTCAAGATGAAAAAGTTAGATTTTACCCAAAATTGATTTTAAATAATAAAAAATCAAATGAAGTTAAAAATAGGGATGTATTAAAAGAATTTAAGAAAATTGAATACTTTGAAGAAGAAATTTTCTTTAACTTAATTCATGGTGAAATTTCAGAAAATGAAATCTTAAATAATTTTGATAGTTATTATAAATCTGGAAATCTTTTAATGGGGAAAGAATATTCAATTGATAATAGTCAAAAAAGTAACATTCTCCCTAACAATAGTGTAAATAGATTAACTAATGAAACTGAAGGAATTTTTTACAGTGAAGGAGATAATTTTATGAATAGGGGGTTATTTTTCTTTGTTGAATTTTACAATAATGAATATGAACCTATTCTTAAAGGAGCTATTAAATTTCTAAAAGATAGAGGTTTTGGTAGAGATATATCTACTGGAAAAGGACAATTTGTCTATGAAATCGAAGATGTTAATTTAAATGATTTAGCTGGAAATAGTGATGGAGGTAACTTTATTACTCTTTCAAGATTCATTCCAATAAATGAAGATTTAAAGAGAATTAATGAATATTCGTCATATGAAATTGACTCAAAAAGAGGAAGAAGTGCTTCTGGTGAAATAAGAAAAGAGGTAAAATTCTTTAAAGAAGGTTCTACTTTTCCGGATTATCAAAAATTTTATGGTAAAATTGTAGATTCTGGTAAGATCAATCCAGCTGTTGAATATGGTTTTGCATTTCCATTAAAATACAATATAAATAATTTGGAGGAATAA
- the csm2 gene encoding type III-A CRISPR-associated protein Csm2: protein MASYRNQNKDNGEMKKITDEIKNCNMLKDIGIKKFVDVDDGYAYVVAENSKNLKTNQLRKFFAAIRKIEQKNSWDEIESEFYLIKPRMAVSVGRKKMPKPFYKLIMTCMEKVDIGSEEEKMENLKVFIEFFESIVAYHKYLYGE from the coding sequence ATGGCTTCATATAGGAATCAAAATAAAGACAATGGTGAAATGAAAAAAATTACAGATGAAATCAAAAATTGTAACATGTTAAAAGATATTGGAATTAAAAAATTTGTAGATGTTGATGATGGATATGCTTATGTAGTTGCAGAAAATTCTAAAAATTTAAAAACAAACCAATTAAGGAAATTCTTTGCAGCTATTCGTAAAATAGAACAAAAAAATTCTTGGGATGAAATTGAATCTGAATTCTATTTAATAAAGCCAAGGATGGCAGTTTCTGTTGGAAGGAAAAAAATGCCAAAACCATTTTATAAGTTAATCATGACATGTATGGAAAAAGTTGATATAGGTAGTGAAGAAGAGAAAATGGAAAATTTAAAGGTATTTATTGAATTTTTTGAATCAATAGTAGCTTATCATAAATATTTATATGGTGAATAG
- the csm3 gene encoding type III-A CRISPR-associated RAMP protein Csm3, with amino-acid sequence MFKENYVINGEIECKTGLHIGGSDDSIDIGGSDNPVIRDAISGHPFIPGSSLKGKLRSLLELYDKQSADSVIKNKGKVATDPDCLSSKLFGMSASESGEKYPTRTIVRDAYPTDETLKLWETSDEILKGTERKYENTINRITSKANPRNIERVPKGSKFNFEIILTVYEDDDESNLDNLLEAMKLVEDNYLGGSGSRGSGQIGFTNITIAKRSKEYYTIDNNEEILVESSKTLNEAIDKLNGN; translated from the coding sequence ATGTTTAAAGAAAATTATGTAATTAATGGGGAAATTGAGTGTAAAACAGGTCTTCACATTGGTGGATCCGATGATTCCATTGATATTGGTGGAAGTGACAATCCAGTTATAAGGGATGCTATTTCAGGTCATCCATTTATTCCAGGTTCTTCACTAAAAGGAAAATTAAGATCTTTACTTGAACTCTATGATAAACAATCAGCGGATAGTGTAATTAAAAACAAAGGTAAAGTTGCAACAGATCCTGATTGCTTAAGTTCTAAATTATTTGGTATGTCTGCAAGTGAAAGTGGTGAAAAATATCCAACTAGAACCATTGTAAGAGATGCTTATCCTACTGATGAAACTTTAAAGTTATGGGAGACTAGTGATGAGATTTTAAAAGGAACTGAACGTAAATACGAAAATACTATTAATAGAATCACTTCTAAAGCCAATCCAAGAAACATTGAAAGAGTTCCAAAAGGATCTAAATTCAATTTTGAGATTATATTAACTGTTTATGAAGATGATGATGAATCCAATTTAGATAATCTTTTAGAAGCAATGAAACTAGTTGAAGATAATTATCTTGGTGGAAGTGGAAGTAGGGGATCTGGTCAAATAGGATTTACTAATATCACAATCGCTAAAAGAAGTAAAGAATATTACACTATAGATAACAATGAAGAAATATTAGTTGAATCTTCTAAAACACTTAATGAAGCAATTGACAAATTAAATGGAAATTAA
- the cas10 gene encoding type III-A CRISPR-associated protein Cas10/Csm1, with protein sequence MINNELEIVKFSSLLHDIGKFYQRADNVRSGSKMYDSKYDKLTADDYGQNGAHGKWSADFVRGSYGDEIEDLVLHHHLPSKSINPKLCGIVQKADHHSSAERIASDEKQEVLDTPLISIFSRIALNNSETDEYYIPLEKLDLNDSLYPKETTNQAMDGWNLKPDYERLWNEFINEFKLIDAENFDTVLALLKKYTSTIPSATYLSESDVSLYDHAKTTAALATCRYLFDRDSENKLTKNDDQECYLVVTGDISGIQKFIYRISSPQDAQSGMSKRLRGRSLYITLLAESIVGHLINKLNLNSSNILFCGGGRFTIIAPNTSKTIDVIEEFKEKINLFFIENFNSELYLSLVYEEASGVDKDKEKLDLKNFGKILQELNSKHFEDKKHKFSQNLEDVFKIEDVSYDDLCVVCGKGISGYKDDDKKICAECAAHEELGQAVANSRYMVKYENDGEIEGSNFFIDLLNIGYIFKKSKKDVIKLVNKYPEISFTVYILNSTDFTYLIDEVTSDNVSFDFKFLGNNVPNIKGQPLYFEHLAKISKGANKLGVLKMDVDNLGKIFSNGFNHLNKDNNFSSISRVSSLSFYLDLFFSGLINEILDEFKVFIAPCDDCADKFDEIELEFERDEDTIIKKSVYRPKDGAEICDKCIENAVSTIYVNYSGGDDLLVVGPYDDIIKFSESFQSKFKKWTANNDSINISAGINISGAKFPIGKAAILADNNLEKSKECGRNKITLFNEILSWKSNGLQKGFYDLLDFAEELESYAESKKVSKSIVYSLLKIWESRSNVKSIEVNNEKDWHNNVNEKISKKAYVPLLKYKLRLISDRTLRNELDKKTMKFMPWIKVPVSWVSLRLR encoded by the coding sequence ATGATAAATAATGAATTGGAAATAGTTAAATTCTCTTCATTATTGCATGATATTGGAAAATTTTATCAAAGAGCAGATAATGTTCGTAGTGGAAGCAAAATGTATGATTCTAAATACGATAAGTTAACTGCTGATGATTATGGACAAAATGGAGCTCATGGTAAATGGTCTGCAGATTTTGTTCGTGGTAGCTATGGTGATGAAATTGAAGATTTAGTTTTGCATCATCACTTACCTTCTAAATCTATTAATCCAAAATTATGTGGTATTGTTCAAAAAGCAGATCATCATTCCTCTGCTGAGAGAATAGCTAGTGATGAAAAACAAGAGGTTTTAGATACTCCATTAATCTCTATTTTTTCAAGAATTGCATTAAATAATTCTGAAACTGATGAGTATTATATTCCTTTAGAAAAACTTGATTTAAATGATTCACTTTATCCTAAAGAGACAACAAATCAAGCAATGGATGGATGGAATTTAAAACCAGATTATGAAAGATTATGGAATGAATTTATAAATGAATTTAAGTTAATTGATGCAGAAAACTTTGATACAGTTCTTGCATTATTAAAAAAATACACATCAACAATTCCTTCAGCAACTTATTTATCTGAAAGTGATGTTTCTTTGTATGACCATGCAAAAACAACTGCTGCTCTAGCAACTTGCAGATATCTTTTTGATAGGGATAGTGAAAATAAATTAACTAAAAACGATGATCAGGAATGTTATCTTGTTGTTACTGGTGATATATCTGGAATACAGAAGTTTATTTATAGAATTTCATCCCCACAGGATGCTCAAAGCGGAATGAGTAAAAGGTTAAGGGGAAGATCTCTCTACATAACTTTACTTGCTGAAAGTATTGTGGGACATTTAATCAATAAATTAAATTTAAACTCATCTAATATCCTGTTCTGTGGTGGAGGAAGATTTACTATAATCGCTCCAAATACAAGTAAAACTATTGATGTTATTGAAGAATTTAAAGAAAAAATCAACCTATTTTTCATTGAAAACTTTAACAGTGAATTGTATTTGTCTTTGGTTTATGAGGAAGCTTCTGGTGTTGATAAAGATAAAGAAAAACTTGATTTGAAGAACTTCGGTAAAATATTGCAAGAATTGAATTCTAAACATTTTGAAGACAAGAAACATAAATTCTCACAAAATCTAGAGGATGTCTTTAAGATTGAAGATGTTAGCTATGATGATTTATGTGTTGTCTGTGGAAAAGGAATATCTGGATATAAAGATGATGATAAGAAAATCTGTGCTGAATGTGCAGCTCATGAAGAACTTGGTCAGGCAGTAGCTAATTCAAGATATATGGTTAAATATGAAAATGATGGTGAAATTGAAGGGTCTAACTTCTTTATTGATTTGTTAAATATTGGCTACATCTTCAAAAAGAGTAAAAAGGATGTAATTAAACTTGTTAACAAATATCCAGAGATTTCATTTACAGTTTATATATTGAATAGCACTGATTTCACATATTTGATAGATGAGGTCACCTCTGATAATGTATCCTTTGACTTTAAGTTTTTAGGAAACAATGTGCCAAATATCAAAGGTCAGCCATTGTACTTTGAACACTTAGCTAAAATTAGTAAAGGAGCTAATAAACTTGGTGTTTTGAAAATGGATGTTGATAATCTAGGTAAAATCTTTTCAAATGGATTTAATCATTTAAATAAGGACAATAATTTCTCAAGTATTTCAAGAGTTTCTTCTCTAAGTTTTTATCTGGATTTATTCTTCTCAGGTTTAATAAATGAAATTCTCGATGAATTTAAAGTATTTATTGCCCCTTGTGATGATTGTGCTGATAAATTCGATGAAATCGAACTTGAATTTGAAAGGGATGAGGATACTATAATTAAAAAATCTGTCTACAGGCCTAAAGATGGTGCAGAAATCTGTGATAAGTGTATTGAAAATGCAGTTTCAACTATTTATGTTAATTATTCTGGAGGGGATGATTTACTAGTTGTAGGTCCTTATGATGATATAATTAAGTTTTCAGAAAGTTTTCAGTCTAAATTTAAAAAATGGACAGCAAATAATGATTCAATAAATATATCTGCTGGAATTAATATTTCAGGAGCAAAATTCCCAATTGGAAAAGCAGCTATTCTTGCTGATAATAATCTTGAAAAGTCAAAAGAATGCGGAAGAAATAAAATCACATTATTTAATGAAATCTTATCTTGGAAATCAAATGGTCTTCAGAAAGGATTTTATGATTTATTGGACTTTGCAGAAGAATTGGAATCTTATGCTGAAAGTAAGAAAGTATCAAAAAGTATTGTTTATTCACTGCTTAAGATATGGGAATCTCGTTCTAATGTTAAATCAATTGAAGTTAATAATGAAAAAGACTGGCATAATAATGTTAATGAGAAAATATCTAAAAAAGCCTATGTGCCACTGCTTAAATATAAATTAAGACTTATTTCTGATAGAACTCTTAGAAATGAACTAGATAAGAAAACAATGAAATTCATGCCATGGATTAAAGTCCCTGTATCATGGGTTAGCTTAAGGTTAAGGTGA
- a CDS encoding CRISPR-associated endonuclease Cas6 gives MKINTVNLTLKTDKTVVEGANKVRGYIGNTFKDYPLLHNHYGNDNHLLTYPLVQYKIINGDVVILGIEEGGDVLKEISSDLNIFKLNKEYKVTEKILSEKEVDVKPSSEEKHYKFVTPWLGLNQKNYSKYNELYGWKDKKNFLNNILVGNLLSMSKGLGIIVNKRLHVKSHFEIKQVKYKSVIFNGFVGEFKVHYDIPDFFGLGKGVSHGFGTVCEIK, from the coding sequence ATGAAAATTAATACTGTAAATTTAACTTTAAAAACTGATAAAACAGTTGTAGAAGGTGCAAATAAGGTAAGGGGGTATATTGGAAACACATTTAAAGATTATCCTCTTTTACATAATCATTATGGTAATGATAATCACCTTCTCACATACCCTTTAGTACAATATAAAATTATTAATGGTGATGTAGTAATTTTAGGAATTGAAGAGGGAGGAGATGTTTTAAAAGAGATATCTTCTGATTTGAATATTTTTAAGTTAAATAAGGAGTATAAGGTTACTGAGAAAATCCTCTCTGAAAAAGAGGTGGATGTAAAACCTTCTTCTGAAGAAAAGCATTATAAGTTTGTAACTCCTTGGTTGGGTTTAAATCAGAAAAATTACTCTAAATACAATGAGTTGTATGGTTGGAAGGATAAAAAGAACTTTTTAAACAATATTCTTGTTGGAAATCTTCTTTCCATGTCTAAAGGGCTCGGTATTATTGTTAATAAAAGACTTCATGTTAAATCTCACTTTGAAATTAAACAAGTTAAATATAAATCTGTAATATTTAATGGATTTGTTGGTGAGTTTAAGGTTCATTATGATATTCCTGACTTTTTTGGCCTAGGAAAAGGTGTTAGTCATGGTTTTGGAACTGTTTGTGAGATTAAATAA